A DNA window from Ipomoea triloba cultivar NCNSP0323 chromosome 10, ASM357664v1 contains the following coding sequences:
- the LOC116031854 gene encoding WPP domain-associated protein gives MGSQDMLENGAVENGAGTASLHSGGLEQMIDGGKESMNLSEDILEDLDVYWDDINNRLVVSRMVSDSVIKGMVGAVEQEATEKIRAKEMELAKLKEYLKLPDMTADRVELLGSSTLSNEPESVQHFTFLYGFKEHEKMRDSLIGLRSSVEEQFKKLKKDIYGVRDRNSLRRMGSGSELVGLGGILQEKESGSWVHVDKTLNNLKTTIDSIFAQVGDILQLSKASLVEQEEKDLEGELEKMMMQNLLRSVLEDFENKLWDQNTQFYNSQIEKLTEISSLRADLDDILKSLLSSESGHLISHGSHDILRDHVVSSKSLCEGNEKVEDSRTDVPDNFEAAQLKHLTKDEMVGYFNNMITKMKRDHESIVQAKTEELFTLKAEFLRLRERGSSVPHRKDKELDAVRKKIPDILWKLDGILLGNEKLPAITSKDENLCSLKNRLESLLSENCRLRDSLACKKNEVKCLSSQVSDATEKILKHSLAEEKMLRLVDNLNLVAEDVDIEALIREEVYKCFLKDLSEGSHMQLHMVQEIYDTIFREATVNAESTCMLKIEDSDLESLITQELYAVVCVEAIKDSEKRFNELYGDYLKESEARISLEQQASQRESDFTLKAEENIRLKEELVALKKSLEEKVQIASDVVTALAKERNQFDLVSQELNSLREQVTKQQKLVSENSEELDLVKGQLLEATKQIEVFREESHLLNQKLEQKVEELNKVDDERRMILALSEERRSNLLLLEAKEKDLMKQMDAVNGSINELSTMLADFEFKVTGRISTNELRLEHSQAQMKSLVKKANLLRKRTLVCQQSLEKRCSDLQMAEAEVDLLGDEVDALLGLLEKIYIALDHYSPILKYYPGVIEILKLIRRELGGESTKAV, from the exons ATGGGGAGCCAAGACATGTTAGAGAATGGGGCAGTGGAAAATGGGGCTGGTACAGCTTCACTCCATAGTGGTGGATTGGAACAAATGATTGATGGTGGAAAGGAAAGTATGAATTTGAGTGAGGATATTTTAGAGGATTTAGATGTGTATTGGGATGATATTAATAACCGTTTGGTGGTTTCACGGATGGTTAGTGATTCTGTCATTAAGGGGATGGTGGGTGCTGTAGAACAGGAAGCGACAGAGAAAATCAGGGCTAAGGAAATGGAACTGGCCAAGTTGAAGGAGTACTTAAAACTGCCTGACATGACTGCTGATAGAGTTGAGTTACTAGGATCTAGTACCTTATCAAATGAACCAGAAAGTGTGCAACATTTTACCTTTTTGTATGGATTCAAGGAGCATGAAAAGATGAGGGACTCATTGATTGGGCTAAGAAGTTCAGTAGAAGAGCAGTTCAAGAAACTTAAGAAGGACATTTATGGGGTCAGAGATCGTAATTCACTTAGAAGGATGGGTTCTGGTTCTGAGTTGGTGGGGCTGGGTGGTATTCTGCAGGAAAAGGAGTCTGGAAGCTGGGTTCATGTAGACAAAACACTGAATAACCTGAAGACAACTATTGATAGTATCTTTGCACAGGTGGGTGATATACTACAATTGTCGAAGGCATCTCTAGTTGAGCAGGAGGAGAAAGACCTCGAAGGAGAGCTTGAGAaaatgatgatgcagaacctgTTGCGGAGTGTGCTGGAAGACTTTGAAAACAAATTGTGGGATCAAAATACTCAATTTTACAACAGCCAGATTGAAAAGCTCACTGAGATCTCTAGCTTACGAGCTGACCTAGATGATATATTGAAATCATTGCTGAGCTCAGAAAGTGGTCATCTGATATCTCATGGATCTCATGATATCTTGAGAGACCATGTTGTATCTTCAAAATCTCTTTGTGAGGGAAATGAGAAAGTAGAAGATTCAAGAACTGATGTCCCTGACAATTTTGAAGCAGCGCAGTTAAAACACTTAACAAAGGATGAAATGGTGGGTTATTTTAACAACATGATAACAAAAATGAAGAGAGACCATGAATCCATTGTACAAGCAAAAACAGAAGAACTATTTACGCTAAAAGCAGAATTCCTAAGGCTTAGAGAAAGAGGTTCATCTGTGCCACATAGGAAGGATAAGGAACTTGATGCAGTGAGGAAAAAGATCCCAGACATTCTTTGGAAACTGGATGGTATCCTTTTAGGGAATGAGAAACTTCCTGCAATCACCTCTAAGGATGAAAATCTATGCAGTTTGAAGAATAGACTTGAGAGCCTTCTTTCTGAAAATTGTCGTCTTAGAGATTCACTGGCATGTAAGAAAAATGAAGTGAAGTGTCTTTCCTCCCAGGTTTCTGACGCTACTGAGAAGATTCTTAAGCATTCCTTGGCTGAAGAAAAAATGCTAAGGCTGGTAGATAATCTCAATTTGGTTGCTGAAGATGTAGATATAGAAGCTTTAATCAGGGAAGAAGTATATAAATGTTTTCTAAAGGATCTCAGTGAAGGCTCACATATGCAGCTTCATATGGTGCAGGAAATTTATGATACTATTTTCAGGGAAGCTACTGTGAATGCTGAAAGTACTTGCATGCTCAAAATAGAAGATTCAGACTTGGAGTCTTTGATCACACAAGAACTGTATGCAGTGGTTTGTGTTGAAGCAATCAAGGATTCTGAGAAAAGGTTCAATGAATTATATGGAGACTATTTAAAAGAAAGTGAGGCTCGAATTTCTCTAGAGCAGCAAGCTTCTCAAAGGGAAAGTGATTTTACATTGAAGGCTGAAGAGAACATAAGGTTGAAGGAAGAACTAGTTGCACTAAAGAAGTCATTGGAAGAAAAAGTCCAAATAGCAAGTGATGTTGTAACTGCACTAGCAAAGGAGAGGAATCAATTTGACCTAGTTTCTCAAGAGCTGAATAGTCTAAGAGAACAGGTGACTAAGCAGCAAAAATTAGTTTCTGAAAATTCTGAGGAATTAGATCTTGTAAAAGGTCAATTGCTAGAAGCAACAAAACAAATTGAAGTATTTAGGGAGGAATCACATCTACTAAACCAAAAGCTTGAACAAAAGGTGGAAGAGTTGAACAAAGTTGATGATGAAAGAAGGATGATACTTGCTCTTTCTGAAGAGAGGCGAAGCAACTTGTTATTACTAGAAGCTAAGGAAAAAGATTTAATGAAACAGATGGATGCTGTAAATGGGAGTATAAATGAGCTATCAACAATGCTTGCTGATTTTGAATTCAAGGTGACAGGGAGAATCAGTACAAATGAATTGAG GTTGGAACATTCACAGGCTCAAATGAAATCTCTTGTCAAGAAGGCTAACTTACTTAGAAAGAGGACTTTGGTCTGCCAACAAAGCCTTGAAAAGAGATGTTCAGACCTTCAAATGGCCGAGGCAGAG GTTGATCTTCTCGGGGATGAGGTGGATGCACTTTTGGGCCTACTTGAAAAGATTTACATAGCACTTGATCATTACTCACCTATTCTAAAGTACTATCCCGGG GTTATTGAAATTCTTAAGCTGATCAGAAGGGAATTGGGTGGAGAATCTACTAAAGCAGTGTAA